A single region of the Raphanus sativus cultivar WK10039 unplaced genomic scaffold, ASM80110v3 Scaffold1064, whole genome shotgun sequence genome encodes:
- the LOC130503621 gene encoding uncharacterized protein LOC130503621: MCFKCHRIGHYANKCQKQKPLVTLEKVETEPEKEDHLPIFDDYEHEPKEGSDGEQNHDHQEGSSSIQKLDQTQGEHCADYNSFAYNPFPFNVSDLRTNLFEEGEYDRTKIKHRPFCFKDTTRSGDLVNQLDQTKVSPPARADHTDQAAHSKTHGRARLSLGREETEDGYAFSSGQSRTCPYLYPVHPSCSNASRHLDES, from the exons at GTGCTTCAAATGCCATAGGATCGGTCATTATGCTAACAAGTGTCAAAAGCAGAAACcgttggtgactttggagaaaGTTGAAACCGAGCCAGAAAAGGAAGATCATTTGCCAATCTTCGATGACTATGAACATGAACCGAAGGAAGGATCAGATGGAGAGCAAAACCATGATCATCAAGAAGGATCTTCTTCCATTCAAAAACTGGACCAAACTCAAGGTGAGCATTGTGCTGATTATAATTCTTTTGCTtataatccttttccttttaatgtttcagatttgaggacaaatctttttgaagagggagagtatgatagaaccaaaatcaagcaccgtcctttttgttTCAAGGACACGACCCGAagtggcgatcttgtcaaccagctcgaccaaaccAAGGTTTCTCCACCAGCTCGTGCTGATCACACCGACCAAGCCGCACATTCTAAGACCCACGGTCGAGCCAGACTTAGCTTGGGTCGTGAGGAAACCGAAGACGGATATGCATTCTCATCCGGACAGTCCCGCACGTGTCCTTATCTTTATCCCGTGCATCCATCTTGTTCGAATGCATCTAGACACTTGGACGAATCTTGA